A single Candidatus Anaeroferrophillus wilburensis DNA region contains:
- a CDS encoding cytochrome b N-terminal domain-containing protein, whose product MMEEVKKETGWIDKSLPVDWGKVKEEAIGEILPQHMKLWWYCLGGVPALMFLLLMVTGIMLAFHYVPHPDKAYESVAHITHDIPYGWWIRSLHRWGAEIMVVTVSLHAIRVFATGAYRHPREVCWISGTLLLLLTFGLGFTGYSLVYTQQSYWAMTIGTSIAAKTPVIGPFIARFMLGGEAIGPHTLNRFFVLHAAILPVVLFLLIIVHIIVIRLHGVAEHVVGMQREIVRGLSRGDE is encoded by the coding sequence GGGAAAGGTCAAGGAGGAAGCCATCGGTGAAATTCTGCCCCAGCACATGAAGCTGTGGTGGTATTGCCTCGGTGGCGTCCCGGCCCTGATGTTTCTCCTGCTGATGGTCACCGGCATCATGCTGGCCTTCCACTACGTTCCCCACCCGGACAAGGCCTATGAAAGCGTCGCCCACATAACCCATGACATTCCCTATGGCTGGTGGATACGATCCCTGCATCGCTGGGGGGCCGAAATCATGGTGGTCACCGTTTCCCTCCATGCCATCCGGGTCTTCGCCACCGGCGCCTACCGGCACCCCCGGGAAGTCTGCTGGATCAGCGGCACCCTGCTCCTGTTGTTGACCTTTGGCCTCGGGTTCACCGGCTACTCTCTGGTCTACACCCAGCAGTCCTACTGGGCGATGACCATCGGCACCAGCATTGCCGCCAAAACTCCGGTTATCGGCCCTTTCATTGCCCGCTTCATGCTCGGTGGCGAAGCTATCGGCCCCCACACCCTGAACCGTTTTTTTGTCCTCCATGCGGCAATTCTACCAGTGGTGCTGTTCCTGCTGATTATCGTGCATATTATTGTCATCCGTCTGCACGGGGTGGCGGAACATGTGGTTGGTATGCAGCGTGAAATCGTTCGGGGACTCTCCCGGGGCGATGAATAA